One segment of Macrotis lagotis isolate mMagLag1 chromosome 1, bilby.v1.9.chrom.fasta, whole genome shotgun sequence DNA contains the following:
- the VPS35 gene encoding vacuolar protein sorting-associated protein 35 isoform X1 has translation MPTTQQSPQDEQEKLLDEAIQAVKVQSFQMKRCLDKNKLMDALKHASNMLGELRTSMLSPKSYYELYMAISDELHYLEVYLTDEFAKGRKVADLYELVQYAGNIIPRLYLLITVGVVYVKSFPQSRKDILKDLVEMCRGVQHPLRGLFLRNYLLQCTRNILPDEGEPTDEETTGDISDSMDFVLLNFAEMNKLWVRMQHQGHSRDREKRERERQELRILVGTNLVRLSQLEGVNVERYKQIVLTGILEQVVNCRDALAQEYLMECIIQVFPDEFHLQTLNPFLRACAELHQNVNVKNIIIALIDRLALFAHREDGPGIPADIKLFDIFSQQVATVIQSRQDMPSEDVVSLQVSLINLAMKCYPDRVDYVDKVLETTVEIFNKLNLEHIATSSAVSKELTRLLKIPVDTYNNILTVLKLKHFHPLFEYFDYESRKSMSCYVLSNVLDYNTEIVSQDQVDAIMNLVSTLIQDQPDQPVEDPDPEDFADEQSLVGRFIHLLRSDDPDQQFLILNTARKHFGAGGNQRIRFTLPPLVFAAYQLAFRYKENSKVDDKWEKKCQKIFSFAHQTISALIKAELAELPLRLFLQGALAAGEIGFENHETVAYEFMSQAFSLYEDEISDSKAQLAAITLIIGTFERMKCFSEENHEPLRTQCALAASKLLKKPDQGRAVSTCAHLFWSGRNTDKNGEELHGGKRVMECLKKALKIANQCMDPSLQVQLFIEILNRYIYFYEKENDAVTIQVLNQLIQKIREDLPNLESSEETEQINKHFHNTLEHLRLRRESPESEGPIYEGLVL, from the exons ATG cctACAACACAGCAGTCACCACAGGATGAGCAGGAAAAGCTCCTTGATGAAGCTATTCAGGCTGTGAAGGTTCAGTCATTCCAGATGAAGCGATGCCTG gaCAAAAACAAACTTATGGATGCTTTGAAACATGCCTCTAACATGCTTGGTGAACTTCGAACGTCTATGTTATCACCAAAGAGTTACTATGAACTTT ATATGGCTATTTCTGATGAACTGCATTATTTGGAGGTCTACTTGACAGATGAATTTGCCAAAGGAAGGAAAGTAGCAGATCTCTATGAACTTGTACAGTATGCTGGAAATATTATCCCAAGACT CTATCTGCTTATTACAGTGGGAGTTGTTTACGTAAAGTCATTTCCTCAATCCAGAAAAGATATTTTGAAAGATTTGGTAGAGATGTGTCGTGGTGTACAGCATCCCTTAAGAGGTCTATTTCTTCGAAATTACCTTCTTCAGTGTACCAGAAACATTTTGCCAGATGAAGGAGAGCCCACAGA tgAAGAAACAACTGGAGACATCAGTGATTCTATGGATTTTGTACTACTAAACTTTGCAGAAATGAACAAACTTTGGGTGCGAATGCAGCATCAAGGACATAGCCGGGATAGAGAAAAACGAGAACGGGAAAGACAGGAACTTAGAATTCTAGTGGGAACAAATTTGGTCCGCCTCAGTCAGTTGGAAGGTGTAAATGTGGAGCGGTACAAACAG ATTGTTTTGACTGGTATCTTGGAACAAGTTGTGAATTGCAGGGATGCCTTGGCTCAGGAATATCTCATGGAGTGTATCATTCAG GTCTTCCCTGATGAATTTCATCTACAGACCTTGAACCCTTTTCTTCGAGCCTGTGCTGAGTTACACCAAAATGTAAATGTGAAAAACATAATCATTGCTTTAATTGATAG attAGCTTTATTTGCTCACCGTGAAGATGGACCTGGAATTCCAGCAGATATTAAACTTTTTGACATATTTTCACAGCAAGTGGCTACTGTAATACAG TCCAGGCAAGACATGCCTTCAGAAGATGTGGTGTCTTTACAAGTGTCTCTCATTAACCTTGCCATGAAGTGCTATCCAGATCGTGTGGATTATGTTGATAAAGTATTAGAAACAACAgtggaaatatttaataagctCAATCTAGAACA TATTGCTACCAGCAGTGCAGTTTCAAAGGAACTTACAAGACTGTTGAAGATACCTGTTGACACCTATAACAACATTTTAACAGTTTTGAAGTTAAAACATTTTCATCCCCTCTTTGAGTATTTTGACTATGAGTCCAGAAAGAGTATGAGTTGTTATGTGCTTAGTAATGTCCTGGATTATAATACCGAAATCGTCTCACAGGACCAG GTGGATGCAATCATGAATCTAGTATCAACTTTGATTCAAGATCAACCAGATCAACCTGTGGAAGACCCAGACCCTGAAGACTTTGCTGATGAGCAGAGCCTTGTGGGAAGATTCATTCATCTCCTACGATCAGATGATCCTGATCAGCAATTCTTG ATTTTAAACACTGCACGGAAACATTTTGGAGCCGGTGGGAACCAACGCATTCGCTTTAcgctccctcctttggtatttgcAGCGTATCAACTAGCTTTTAGatacaaagaaaattccaaagtg gATGATAAGTGGGAGAAGAAGTGCcagaaaattttttcatttgcacATCAGACTATCAGTGCTTTAATCAAAGCAGAATTGGCAGAACTGCCTCTACGACTTTTCCTTCAAGGAGCTCTAGCTGCTGGGGAAATTGGTTTTGAAAACCATGAAACAGTGGCATATGAATTTATGTCCCAG GCATTTTCTCTGTATGAAGATGAAATCAGTGATTCTAAAGCCCAGCTGGCTGCCATCACCTTGATCATTGGGACATTTGAGAGGATGAAGTGCTTCAGTGAAGAAAACCATGAACCCTTAAGAACTCAGTGCGCCTTGGCAGCTTCCAAACTGCTCAAGAAGCCTGACCAGGGTCGGGCTGTGAGTACATGTGCCCATCTCTTCTGGTCTGGCAGAAACACAGACAAGAATGGAGAAGAG CTTCATGGAGGGAAGAGAGTGATGGAATGCCTAAAGAAGGCTCTGAAGATAGCAAATCAGTGCATGGATCCCTCGCTACAAGTTCAACTTTTTATAGAAATTCTGAACAGATATATCTATttttatgaaaaggaaaatgatgcg GTGACAATTCAGGTTCTGAATCAACTTATCCAGAAGATAAGAGAAGACCTTCCAAATCTTGAATCCAGTGAAGAAACAGAACAGATtaacaaacattttcataacacCCTGGAGCATTTGCGCTTGAGGAGGGAATCACCTGAGTCTGAGGGGCCAATTTATGAAGGTCTTGTCCTTTAA
- the VPS35 gene encoding vacuolar protein sorting-associated protein 35 isoform X2 produces the protein MDALKHASNMLGELRTSMLSPKSYYELYMAISDELHYLEVYLTDEFAKGRKVADLYELVQYAGNIIPRLYLLITVGVVYVKSFPQSRKDILKDLVEMCRGVQHPLRGLFLRNYLLQCTRNILPDEGEPTDEETTGDISDSMDFVLLNFAEMNKLWVRMQHQGHSRDREKRERERQELRILVGTNLVRLSQLEGVNVERYKQIVLTGILEQVVNCRDALAQEYLMECIIQVFPDEFHLQTLNPFLRACAELHQNVNVKNIIIALIDRLALFAHREDGPGIPADIKLFDIFSQQVATVIQSRQDMPSEDVVSLQVSLINLAMKCYPDRVDYVDKVLETTVEIFNKLNLEHIATSSAVSKELTRLLKIPVDTYNNILTVLKLKHFHPLFEYFDYESRKSMSCYVLSNVLDYNTEIVSQDQVDAIMNLVSTLIQDQPDQPVEDPDPEDFADEQSLVGRFIHLLRSDDPDQQFLILNTARKHFGAGGNQRIRFTLPPLVFAAYQLAFRYKENSKVDDKWEKKCQKIFSFAHQTISALIKAELAELPLRLFLQGALAAGEIGFENHETVAYEFMSQAFSLYEDEISDSKAQLAAITLIIGTFERMKCFSEENHEPLRTQCALAASKLLKKPDQGRAVSTCAHLFWSGRNTDKNGEELHGGKRVMECLKKALKIANQCMDPSLQVQLFIEILNRYIYFYEKENDAVTIQVLNQLIQKIREDLPNLESSEETEQINKHFHNTLEHLRLRRESPESEGPIYEGLVL, from the exons ATGGATGCTTTGAAACATGCCTCTAACATGCTTGGTGAACTTCGAACGTCTATGTTATCACCAAAGAGTTACTATGAACTTT ATATGGCTATTTCTGATGAACTGCATTATTTGGAGGTCTACTTGACAGATGAATTTGCCAAAGGAAGGAAAGTAGCAGATCTCTATGAACTTGTACAGTATGCTGGAAATATTATCCCAAGACT CTATCTGCTTATTACAGTGGGAGTTGTTTACGTAAAGTCATTTCCTCAATCCAGAAAAGATATTTTGAAAGATTTGGTAGAGATGTGTCGTGGTGTACAGCATCCCTTAAGAGGTCTATTTCTTCGAAATTACCTTCTTCAGTGTACCAGAAACATTTTGCCAGATGAAGGAGAGCCCACAGA tgAAGAAACAACTGGAGACATCAGTGATTCTATGGATTTTGTACTACTAAACTTTGCAGAAATGAACAAACTTTGGGTGCGAATGCAGCATCAAGGACATAGCCGGGATAGAGAAAAACGAGAACGGGAAAGACAGGAACTTAGAATTCTAGTGGGAACAAATTTGGTCCGCCTCAGTCAGTTGGAAGGTGTAAATGTGGAGCGGTACAAACAG ATTGTTTTGACTGGTATCTTGGAACAAGTTGTGAATTGCAGGGATGCCTTGGCTCAGGAATATCTCATGGAGTGTATCATTCAG GTCTTCCCTGATGAATTTCATCTACAGACCTTGAACCCTTTTCTTCGAGCCTGTGCTGAGTTACACCAAAATGTAAATGTGAAAAACATAATCATTGCTTTAATTGATAG attAGCTTTATTTGCTCACCGTGAAGATGGACCTGGAATTCCAGCAGATATTAAACTTTTTGACATATTTTCACAGCAAGTGGCTACTGTAATACAG TCCAGGCAAGACATGCCTTCAGAAGATGTGGTGTCTTTACAAGTGTCTCTCATTAACCTTGCCATGAAGTGCTATCCAGATCGTGTGGATTATGTTGATAAAGTATTAGAAACAACAgtggaaatatttaataagctCAATCTAGAACA TATTGCTACCAGCAGTGCAGTTTCAAAGGAACTTACAAGACTGTTGAAGATACCTGTTGACACCTATAACAACATTTTAACAGTTTTGAAGTTAAAACATTTTCATCCCCTCTTTGAGTATTTTGACTATGAGTCCAGAAAGAGTATGAGTTGTTATGTGCTTAGTAATGTCCTGGATTATAATACCGAAATCGTCTCACAGGACCAG GTGGATGCAATCATGAATCTAGTATCAACTTTGATTCAAGATCAACCAGATCAACCTGTGGAAGACCCAGACCCTGAAGACTTTGCTGATGAGCAGAGCCTTGTGGGAAGATTCATTCATCTCCTACGATCAGATGATCCTGATCAGCAATTCTTG ATTTTAAACACTGCACGGAAACATTTTGGAGCCGGTGGGAACCAACGCATTCGCTTTAcgctccctcctttggtatttgcAGCGTATCAACTAGCTTTTAGatacaaagaaaattccaaagtg gATGATAAGTGGGAGAAGAAGTGCcagaaaattttttcatttgcacATCAGACTATCAGTGCTTTAATCAAAGCAGAATTGGCAGAACTGCCTCTACGACTTTTCCTTCAAGGAGCTCTAGCTGCTGGGGAAATTGGTTTTGAAAACCATGAAACAGTGGCATATGAATTTATGTCCCAG GCATTTTCTCTGTATGAAGATGAAATCAGTGATTCTAAAGCCCAGCTGGCTGCCATCACCTTGATCATTGGGACATTTGAGAGGATGAAGTGCTTCAGTGAAGAAAACCATGAACCCTTAAGAACTCAGTGCGCCTTGGCAGCTTCCAAACTGCTCAAGAAGCCTGACCAGGGTCGGGCTGTGAGTACATGTGCCCATCTCTTCTGGTCTGGCAGAAACACAGACAAGAATGGAGAAGAG CTTCATGGAGGGAAGAGAGTGATGGAATGCCTAAAGAAGGCTCTGAAGATAGCAAATCAGTGCATGGATCCCTCGCTACAAGTTCAACTTTTTATAGAAATTCTGAACAGATATATCTATttttatgaaaaggaaaatgatgcg GTGACAATTCAGGTTCTGAATCAACTTATCCAGAAGATAAGAGAAGACCTTCCAAATCTTGAATCCAGTGAAGAAACAGAACAGATtaacaaacattttcataacacCCTGGAGCATTTGCGCTTGAGGAGGGAATCACCTGAGTCTGAGGGGCCAATTTATGAAGGTCTTGTCCTTTAA